From Spirosoma aerolatum, one genomic window encodes:
- a CDS encoding DUF7133 domain-containing protein produces MKSFLSPTLFASLIALAFGCNKTSTTTSKSDFTRVVLDTNPPIEPLSPEASMAKIQLPPGFHVELVASEPMVQEPVAIAWDGNGRLYVAEMNTYMKDANATGEYAPTSRIKRLEDTDGDGKMDKSTIFIDSLVLPRTILPVGDQLLVGITNIQHIWSYRDTNGDGKADEKKIVFRNDVIDSRNLEHQNGGLIWNLDNWIYPTRDNLRYKYKAGKLIADTLVDNMIGQWGMTTDNYGRLFYSEAGPGLPAVQIQQNPAYGALNFVDQYTEDFTKPWPIIGNVDAQGGREALRKEDNTLNKYTAGCGQSIFRGDRLPADMQGDYFIPEPVGRIIKRGKVINRNGKIYIEDAYKQKDWLASADMNFRPINTYTGPDGCFYIVDMYHGIIQESEWTKPGSYLGKVIQDKGLYKNRGMGRIYRIVHDDFKRDSQKPSLLNEPSSKLVTYLDHPNGWWRDNAQQLLVVRNDQSVVPTLQQIATGQKASLAKDPSALARIHALWTLEGLEAVDKPTLFKALTDTDAQVRKAAVWISEVYLKKKDPEVIEKLAAMTNDPSPDVRIQLALSLRSHSTPRTKAVVTQLLADNPQNELMQFSYKTFTEAQKMLLAEQERTRNLSPADRALVTNGATIFKQLCATCHGPDGKGIVVAGSSQMPAPPLVGSPRVKGDKTLVIQLLLNGMKGPLDGKTYRDIMPSMGSNDDKWIASVLSYIRNSGELGNKASVVTPKEVAEVRATTPVIAGGMTQQELEIFKLGRAERTNWSKPETK; encoded by the coding sequence ATGAAATCGTTCCTATCACCAACTCTTTTTGCTTCGCTGATTGCTCTAGCGTTTGGTTGTAATAAAACCTCTACAACCACATCTAAAAGCGATTTCACCCGAGTTGTGCTGGATACCAATCCACCTATTGAACCGCTATCGCCCGAAGCGAGTATGGCCAAAATTCAGTTACCGCCCGGATTTCATGTCGAACTGGTTGCCAGTGAACCTATGGTTCAGGAACCCGTAGCGATAGCCTGGGATGGTAATGGACGCCTGTATGTGGCTGAAATGAACACCTACATGAAAGATGCCAATGCCACCGGTGAGTATGCACCAACCAGTCGGATCAAACGGTTGGAAGACACGGACGGTGATGGCAAAATGGATAAGTCGACCATTTTTATCGACAGTCTTGTTTTACCCCGTACCATTCTGCCCGTAGGCGATCAATTGCTGGTCGGTATTACCAATATTCAGCACATCTGGAGTTATCGGGATACGAATGGAGATGGGAAAGCCGACGAGAAAAAAATCGTTTTCCGAAACGACGTCATCGACTCCCGGAATCTGGAGCATCAGAATGGTGGCCTGATCTGGAATCTCGACAACTGGATTTACCCCACCCGCGACAACCTCCGGTACAAGTACAAAGCAGGGAAACTCATTGCCGATACGCTGGTCGATAACATGATTGGCCAGTGGGGTATGACGACAGACAATTACGGTCGCCTGTTTTACTCTGAAGCCGGGCCGGGCCTACCAGCTGTACAGATTCAGCAAAACCCGGCTTATGGCGCATTGAACTTCGTCGATCAGTATACCGAAGATTTCACCAAACCCTGGCCTATTATTGGAAATGTTGATGCCCAGGGCGGCCGGGAAGCCCTTCGAAAGGAAGACAACACCCTGAACAAATACACCGCCGGTTGTGGACAGTCCATTTTTCGGGGCGACCGACTGCCCGCCGATATGCAGGGCGATTACTTCATCCCGGAACCTGTCGGCCGGATCATCAAACGAGGGAAAGTTATTAACCGAAACGGAAAAATCTATATCGAGGACGCCTATAAACAGAAAGACTGGCTGGCATCGGCCGATATGAATTTCCGCCCCATAAACACCTATACGGGACCCGATGGCTGCTTCTACATAGTGGATATGTATCATGGTATCATTCAGGAAAGCGAGTGGACCAAACCGGGTTCGTATCTGGGTAAAGTTATTCAGGACAAAGGCTTGTATAAAAACCGGGGTATGGGTCGAATTTATCGTATTGTACATGACGACTTCAAACGCGACTCCCAAAAGCCTTCCCTACTCAATGAGCCAAGTAGTAAACTGGTAACCTATCTGGATCATCCAAACGGTTGGTGGCGCGATAACGCCCAACAGCTTCTGGTCGTCAGAAATGATCAATCGGTTGTGCCAACGCTGCAACAAATCGCCACTGGGCAGAAAGCCTCCTTAGCCAAAGACCCCAGCGCCCTCGCCCGCATCCACGCTCTCTGGACTCTAGAAGGACTCGAAGCCGTCGACAAGCCTACGCTGTTCAAAGCATTGACGGATACCGACGCGCAGGTTCGTAAAGCAGCCGTCTGGATCAGTGAAGTTTATCTGAAGAAGAAAGATCCGGAGGTGATTGAGAAACTGGCCGCCATGACCAATGACCCAAGCCCCGACGTTCGTATCCAACTGGCTCTATCGCTTCGGAGCCATTCGACTCCTCGTACAAAGGCCGTGGTGACCCAACTTCTGGCTGATAACCCGCAGAACGAACTGATGCAGTTCTCGTACAAAACCTTTACAGAAGCACAGAAAATGCTTCTGGCCGAACAGGAGCGTACTCGCAACTTAAGCCCCGCCGACCGGGCACTGGTCACAAATGGCGCTACTATTTTTAAGCAATTGTGTGCCACCTGTCATGGTCCCGACGGCAAAGGCATCGTAGTAGCCGGAAGTTCGCAGATGCCAGCTCCTCCATTAGTTGGTTCACCACGGGTAAAAGGCGACAAAACGCTGGTTATCCAATTATTGCTCAATGGCATGAAAGGGCCACTGGATGGCAAGACCTACCGAGATATAATGCCATCGATGGGTAGCAACGACGACAAATGGATCGCATCGGTGCTGAGTTATATTCGGAATAGTGGCGAACTGGGGAATAAAGCCTCTGTGGTAACACCCAAAGAAGTGGCTGAGGTACGAGCTACAACACCCGTCATTGCCGGAGGTATGACCCAGCAGGAGTTGGAAATATTTAAGTTAGGCCGGGCCGAGCGGACAAATTGGAGCAAACCCGAAACGAAATAA
- a CDS encoding formylglycine-generating enzyme family protein — protein MKTLIISGILIGLVARLAAQPTIFTNTIGMEFVRIQPGSMVVGRFQPPYPKPSQSEEAAKKNGVQWTKVDYQLAENLVNQDARPGFDVKISKPFYIGKFEVTQGQWKRVMGTNPSTFQGDRVTDDADQHPVEQVSWQDTQKFLAKLNALDKEHHYRLPTEFEWEYAARAGADDDIPWKTIWASAQMGSPTTAKVGQKTPNAWGLYDTLGNVWEWVQDYYNEKTFADPTPTRSGTQHVLKGASFVGDVKNATYMTHAAGPGNGWDVGFRVVMEAKQ, from the coding sequence ATGAAGACACTCATTATCAGCGGTATTCTTATTGGCCTTGTGGCTCGGCTGGCCGCTCAACCCACTATCTTTACCAATACTATCGGCATGGAGTTTGTGCGTATCCAACCGGGGAGCATGGTCGTTGGTCGATTTCAGCCGCCTTATCCCAAACCATCCCAATCGGAGGAAGCGGCTAAGAAGAACGGGGTTCAGTGGACGAAGGTAGACTATCAGCTTGCCGAAAATCTAGTTAATCAGGACGCCCGGCCAGGATTTGACGTCAAGATATCTAAGCCGTTCTACATCGGCAAATTTGAAGTAACGCAGGGACAGTGGAAGCGTGTTATGGGAACGAATCCATCCACATTCCAGGGCGATCGCGTCACAGACGATGCCGATCAGCATCCGGTAGAACAGGTTAGCTGGCAGGATACCCAAAAATTTCTCGCCAAACTAAACGCGCTCGACAAAGAGCATCACTATCGATTACCCACCGAATTCGAATGGGAATATGCCGCCCGTGCTGGTGCCGATGACGACATCCCCTGGAAAACGATCTGGGCATCAGCGCAGATGGGTTCGCCAACAACGGCCAAAGTAGGCCAGAAAACACCCAACGCCTGGGGCTTATACGATACACTGGGCAACGTTTGGGAATGGGTACAGGACTACTATAATGAAAAAACCTTTGCTGATCCAACCCCTACGCGTTCGGGTACGCAACACGTTCTGAAAGGGGCCTCATTTGTCGGTGATGTAAAAAATGCAACCTACATGACCCACGCTGCCGGGCCTGGTAACGGATGGGATGTTGGTTTCCGGGTAGTAATGGAAGCAAAGCAATAA
- a CDS encoding 3-keto-disaccharide hydrolase, whose amino-acid sequence MRLQTITLILCLSLVACLAHAQIGKIPPRFTPIFNGKDLKGWHTSRTSHQGTTGNFYVENGVITLKQYPYGQGGILLTDKKYGNYELYLEAKIDSFCNGGIFLRSTESGMAYQVELATPGGLGDLLGERMNVSKGAQATNIRNVWKAGNWNSFRIRMEGAIPRIRLWVNDELMWDVTEPKNDFIADATTGMIGLQSHWSAVYSVAAEAFNMAGSWKPGAAHRFRNVAIKEL is encoded by the coding sequence ATGCGCTTGCAAACAATAACACTCATTCTCTGCCTATCATTGGTCGCTTGTCTGGCGCACGCCCAGATTGGGAAAATACCGCCAAGATTTACCCCTATTTTCAATGGGAAAGATTTGAAAGGGTGGCATACCAGCCGTACATCTCACCAGGGGACTACGGGTAATTTTTACGTGGAAAATGGGGTTATCACCCTCAAACAATATCCATATGGTCAGGGTGGCATCTTGCTGACCGACAAGAAATACGGCAACTACGAACTGTATCTGGAAGCCAAAATTGATTCGTTCTGCAATGGCGGTATCTTCCTACGGTCAACGGAAAGCGGCATGGCCTATCAGGTTGAACTGGCGACCCCCGGCGGACTGGGCGATCTGTTGGGCGAACGCATGAACGTCAGCAAGGGGGCTCAGGCCACCAACATTCGTAACGTCTGGAAAGCAGGGAACTGGAACTCGTTTCGTATTCGAATGGAGGGCGCCATTCCCCGCATTCGATTGTGGGTCAATGATGAGCTTATGTGGGATGTGACCGAGCCCAAAAATGATTTTATTGCCGACGCTACAACAGGCATGATTGGTCTGCAATCGCACTGGTCGGCGGTGTATTCGGTAGCCGCTGAAGCGTTCAACATGGCGGGCTCCTGGAAACCCGGTGCCGCTCACCGCTTCCGCAACGTCGCGATTAAAGAACTGTAA
- a CDS encoding inorganic phosphate transporter, with translation MFGLETDVFILLFISLFAACAFEFVNGFHDTANAVATVIYTNSLKPTVAVVWSGICNFTGVLLGGIGVAMGIVNLLPVELLVDQNVYHSVAMVLALLLSAIIWNLGTWYFGIPSSSSHTLIGSILGVGLAFSTLPENKTGAAVNWDKAIETGEALLLSPLLGFSLAIVLMFVLRRSVSQDVKDQLFKEPKKNTEPPSWIRGVLILTCSLVSFFHGSNDGQKGVGLIMLILIGIVPYHFAIKSELDPRLMQTNITGIEQTIATLDSSQLSPANRERLVETRSELAELSKLINGPLVENKVPNEKRLDVRKDLLLINSNMKKITADEGANVSSAQMAVLNKSLGEESGLRRFTDYAPFWVILMIALSLGLGTMIGWRRIVVTVGEKIGKQHLTYAQGASAELVAASMIGFASWLKLPVSTTHVLSSGIAGSMVASKGVKNLQADTIRNIALAWVLTLPVSVLLSFSLYIFFRWLL, from the coding sequence ATGTTTGGATTAGAAACGGATGTTTTTATCCTCCTTTTTATCAGCTTATTTGCTGCTTGTGCCTTCGAATTTGTCAATGGTTTCCACGATACTGCCAACGCCGTTGCTACGGTTATTTACACCAATTCTCTAAAACCGACCGTTGCGGTAGTATGGTCCGGGATTTGCAATTTCACGGGTGTGTTGCTGGGCGGTATTGGTGTGGCGATGGGGATTGTTAACCTGTTGCCCGTCGAACTGCTGGTCGATCAGAATGTGTACCATAGTGTAGCTATGGTACTGGCGCTGCTGCTGAGTGCCATTATCTGGAACCTTGGAACCTGGTATTTTGGTATTCCCAGTTCCAGTTCGCATACGTTGATTGGTTCAATTCTGGGTGTTGGCTTAGCGTTTTCTACGCTCCCTGAAAATAAAACCGGCGCTGCCGTCAACTGGGATAAAGCTATTGAAACGGGCGAAGCACTACTGCTTTCTCCATTACTCGGTTTCAGCCTGGCCATTGTGCTGATGTTCGTTTTGCGTCGATCCGTATCGCAGGATGTTAAAGATCAGCTTTTTAAAGAACCAAAGAAAAATACCGAACCACCATCCTGGATTCGGGGTGTCCTTATTCTGACGTGTTCGCTGGTGAGTTTCTTTCATGGCAGCAACGATGGACAAAAAGGTGTAGGCTTGATTATGCTGATTCTGATTGGCATCGTACCCTACCATTTTGCCATAAAATCGGAGCTTGATCCACGGCTGATGCAAACCAATATCACGGGCATTGAACAGACAATTGCTACCCTGGACTCCAGCCAGCTTTCGCCCGCCAACCGTGAACGACTGGTTGAAACCCGGTCGGAATTGGCTGAGCTTAGCAAGTTGATCAATGGACCGCTGGTCGAGAATAAGGTCCCAAACGAAAAGCGACTGGACGTACGGAAAGACTTGTTGCTGATCAACAGCAATATGAAAAAGATTACGGCCGATGAAGGCGCTAATGTGAGTTCGGCCCAGATGGCGGTATTGAACAAGAGTTTGGGCGAGGAAAGTGGCTTGCGTCGATTTACAGACTATGCGCCTTTCTGGGTTATTCTGATGATTGCCTTGTCGCTGGGTTTAGGGACGATGATCGGCTGGCGCCGAATTGTGGTGACGGTGGGCGAAAAGATCGGTAAACAACACCTGACCTATGCACAGGGAGCTTCGGCCGAATTAGTGGCCGCCAGTATGATCGGGTTTGCTTCCTGGCTGAAACTGCCAGTTAGTACCACCCACGTTTTGTCGTCGGGAATTGCCGGGAGCATGGTGGCCAGCAAAGGGGTTAAAAATTTACAGGCCGATACCATTCGGAATATTGCCCTGGCGTGGGTGCTGACGCTACCTGTGTCGGTTCTGCTGTCTTTTTCATTATATATTTTCTTCCGCTGGTTGCTGTAA
- the rlmN gene encoding 23S rRNA (adenine(2503)-C(2))-methyltransferase RlmN has product MQDIRKLTTIQLKDWLTQHGEQGFRAKQIQEWLWKKSVLSFDQMTNLSLPMRELLKTHFEIRPLMVDQEQRSSDGTIKSSFRLFDGNLVEGVLIPALRNDDVDRMTACVSSQVGCSLTCKFCATGYMDRKRNLDAAEIYDQVVAIDRQAKENYDVPLSNIVYMGMGEPLLNYKNVLESVDRITSPDGLGMSPKRITVSTAGIAKMIRQLGDDAVKFNLALSLHAANDQKRDQIMPINESNTLQALGDALSYFYKKTGTRITFEYILFYNFNDTLQDATELWKFTKRVPAKVNIIEYNPIAEANFKNTDPQTLDKFAGFLDGKGVTVNVRRSRGKDIDAACGQLAGKK; this is encoded by the coding sequence ATGCAGGACATCCGCAAACTAACAACGATTCAACTTAAGGACTGGCTGACACAACACGGTGAGCAGGGATTTCGGGCCAAACAGATTCAGGAATGGCTCTGGAAGAAATCGGTATTGTCGTTTGACCAAATGACAAACCTGTCGCTACCGATGCGGGAATTGCTAAAGACCCACTTCGAAATCCGACCGCTTATGGTTGATCAGGAGCAACGCAGCAGCGATGGGACAATTAAATCGTCGTTTCGGCTGTTCGATGGCAATCTGGTTGAGGGTGTACTGATTCCGGCGCTTCGCAACGATGACGTGGACCGGATGACGGCCTGCGTGTCGAGCCAGGTAGGATGTTCGCTGACGTGTAAGTTCTGCGCAACGGGTTATATGGATCGCAAACGTAATCTGGATGCGGCCGAAATCTACGACCAGGTGGTAGCGATTGACCGACAGGCTAAAGAGAACTATGATGTTCCACTTTCAAACATCGTGTATATGGGTATGGGCGAGCCGTTGCTCAACTACAAAAACGTACTGGAATCGGTTGATCGCATTACGTCGCCCGATGGCTTAGGCATGTCGCCCAAACGGATTACGGTATCGACGGCGGGGATTGCCAAAATGATTCGGCAACTGGGCGATGATGCGGTAAAGTTCAATCTGGCGCTCTCATTACACGCGGCCAATGATCAGAAGCGCGACCAGATTATGCCCATCAATGAAAGCAACACGTTACAGGCTTTGGGCGACGCATTAAGTTATTTCTACAAAAAGACGGGCACGCGTATCACCTTCGAGTACATTCTCTTCTATAACTTCAACGATACCCTTCAGGATGCAACCGAGCTTTGGAAGTTCACGAAACGAGTGCCTGCCAAAGTGAACATCATTGAATATAACCCGATTGCCGAAGCTAATTTCAAAAATACAGATCCCCAAACGCTGGACAAGTTTGCGGGTTTTCTGGATGGTAAAGGGGTAACGGTGAACGTTCGCCGAAGCCGGGGTAAAGATATCGATGCTGCCTGCGGCCAATTGGCCGGCAAAAAGTAG
- a CDS encoding CvpA family protein has product MFIPLAWGAFNGYRKGLLVEIVAIIAFVVAMIVGLKFLAFGIDLLSPYISRELARKVLPLLGFSIIFFPTVLMVNQLGLALRRSLKYTLLGTFDSVAGATVGLFTWVFGISVILWLFSYMNVVIPPRYTENAFLYPYVRPIAPKVMDKAAVWVPKGLDAGKKWRAENIKSERAKE; this is encoded by the coding sequence ATGTTTATTCCCCTCGCCTGGGGGGCTTTTAACGGGTACCGCAAAGGGTTGCTGGTCGAAATCGTGGCCATCATAGCCTTTGTGGTCGCTATGATTGTTGGGCTTAAATTTCTGGCTTTTGGTATCGACCTGCTGAGTCCGTACATCAGCCGCGAACTAGCCCGGAAAGTATTGCCATTACTGGGCTTCTCCATAATATTCTTTCCAACTGTATTGATGGTCAATCAGTTGGGTCTGGCGCTTCGTCGTTCACTGAAATACACCTTACTCGGCACATTCGACAGTGTAGCTGGAGCAACCGTAGGGCTTTTTACCTGGGTGTTTGGAATTAGTGTTATCCTTTGGTTGTTCAGCTATATGAACGTCGTCATACCTCCACGTTATACCGAAAACGCCTTTCTATATCCCTATGTACGGCCCATTGCGCCCAAAGTGATGGACAAAGCCGCTGTCTGGGTTCCCAAAGGTCTGGATGCCGGGAAAAAATGGCGAGCTGAAAACATAAAGAGTGAAAGAGCGAAAGAGTGA
- a CDS encoding GatB/YqeY domain-containing protein — MSLKQQIDADIKQAMLAKDQDKLRALRAVKSMILLEETKEGQTGGLKPEEETRILTKAVKQRKDSADIYRQQNRADLLAVEEAEIAVIEHYLPKQLSEDELKEKLKAIMTRIGASAPSDMGKVMGVATKELAGLADGKAISAMVKQLLS; from the coding sequence ATGTCGCTGAAACAACAAATTGACGCCGATATTAAGCAGGCCATGCTGGCCAAAGATCAGGATAAACTTCGTGCTTTACGGGCCGTAAAGTCAATGATTCTGCTCGAAGAAACCAAAGAAGGCCAAACCGGCGGTCTTAAACCCGAAGAAGAAACCCGCATTTTAACGAAGGCCGTAAAACAGCGTAAAGATTCGGCCGATATTTACCGGCAGCAAAATCGCGCTGATCTACTGGCTGTTGAAGAAGCTGAAATTGCGGTTATCGAGCATTATCTGCCCAAACAATTGTCGGAAGACGAATTGAAAGAAAAGCTTAAGGCGATTATGACTCGCATCGGCGCATCGGCTCCGTCGGATATGGGTAAAGTGATGGGTGTAGCTACAAAAGAGCTTGCCGGTCTGGCTGATGGGAAGGCCATTTCGGCCATGGTGAAGCAACTACTTTCTTAA
- a CDS encoding pyridoxine 5'-phosphate synthase — translation MTRLSVNINKIATLRNARGGNNPDLVQVALDCERFGAQGITVHPRPDERHIRYQDVLDLKEVVTTEFNIEGNPDDRFIELVKRVKPHQVTLVPDAPDAITSNAGWDTVRYADLLRHLIAIFKEDNIRVSIFVDADERMVEGAKAVGTDRIELYTEPYAAHYAENQEVAIAPFVKAAQRANELGLGLNAGHDLSLENLRYFDEHIPGLLEVSIGHALICDALYYGLENTIQMYRRCLSSELGFS, via the coding sequence ATGACTCGCTTATCCGTCAATATTAACAAAATAGCCACCCTGCGGAATGCCCGTGGAGGCAACAACCCCGATTTAGTTCAGGTTGCTCTCGACTGCGAACGTTTTGGCGCCCAGGGCATTACCGTACACCCTCGCCCCGACGAACGGCATATCCGGTATCAGGATGTGCTGGATCTGAAAGAGGTGGTGACGACCGAGTTTAACATCGAAGGGAATCCCGACGACCGCTTTATCGAGTTGGTTAAACGGGTAAAACCCCATCAGGTAACGCTTGTGCCCGACGCGCCTGATGCCATTACGTCGAATGCGGGTTGGGATACGGTCCGTTATGCCGACCTCCTTCGCCACTTAATCGCCATCTTTAAGGAAGATAACATTCGTGTCTCCATTTTTGTGGATGCTGACGAGCGGATGGTCGAAGGAGCGAAAGCCGTTGGTACAGACCGAATTGAATTGTATACCGAACCGTATGCAGCCCACTATGCCGAAAATCAGGAAGTGGCCATTGCTCCTTTTGTTAAAGCCGCTCAACGAGCCAATGAACTGGGGCTGGGCCTAAATGCGGGGCACGATTTAAGCCTGGAAAACCTCCGTTATTTCGACGAGCACATTCCTGGACTACTGGAAGTTTCGATTGGTCATGCGCTGATCTGCGACGCCCTGTATTACGGCCTTGAAAATACGATCCAGATGTATCGTCGCTGTCTTTCTTCTGAACTGGGATTTAGCTGA
- the mnmH gene encoding tRNA 2-selenouridine(34) synthase MnmH, whose protein sequence is MVHQLSVDEFLEKAQQLPVIDVRSPAEYEHAHIPGAFSIPLFDNDERAQVGTKYKHAGKDAAVLLGLTMVGPKLADFVIQSKKLTPTNKEVLVHCWRGGMRSGSFAWLLDTAGIRTSTLVGGYKAYRNAVLSAFGQPLNLIILGGKTGSGKTDILKELARQGEQIVDLEALANHKGSSYGAIGQHPQPSNEQFENLIFRQLKTLDVSRRIWLEDESRSLGSCFIPLLLWQQMQQATTVFVDVPKDRRIHRLVTEYTGIDHNLLVQATERIKKRLGGKATQDALEALIRQDYATVADLTLAYYDKAYTHALAQRDPESIYSLEMDEDNPFETAQQLLQWANGQPASGVLR, encoded by the coding sequence ATGGTTCATCAACTTTCCGTTGACGAGTTTTTAGAGAAAGCGCAACAGCTTCCGGTTATTGATGTTCGCTCACCCGCCGAGTACGAACATGCTCACATTCCAGGAGCATTCAGTATTCCTTTGTTCGATAACGACGAACGGGCACAGGTGGGCACTAAATACAAGCATGCCGGAAAAGATGCCGCCGTATTATTGGGACTTACAATGGTAGGGCCAAAGCTGGCTGATTTCGTTATACAGTCTAAAAAACTAACCCCTACCAATAAAGAAGTACTGGTCCATTGCTGGCGGGGTGGTATGCGAAGCGGTTCGTTTGCCTGGTTACTCGATACGGCTGGTATCAGGACATCGACGCTCGTGGGTGGCTATAAAGCTTACCGAAATGCCGTGCTGTCGGCGTTTGGTCAGCCGCTCAATTTGATTATTCTGGGTGGTAAAACAGGCAGTGGCAAAACGGATATTTTGAAAGAACTAGCCCGGCAGGGTGAACAAATCGTTGACCTGGAAGCACTGGCCAATCACAAAGGCTCATCGTATGGCGCTATTGGGCAGCACCCTCAACCGAGTAATGAGCAATTCGAAAACCTCATTTTCAGGCAGCTGAAAACGTTAGATGTATCTCGCCGTATCTGGTTAGAAGATGAAAGCCGCAGTCTAGGCAGTTGTTTTATCCCGTTACTGCTCTGGCAGCAGATGCAGCAGGCTACTACCGTTTTTGTCGATGTTCCGAAAGACAGACGTATTCATCGACTGGTCACTGAATATACGGGCATTGATCATAATCTGTTGGTACAGGCAACCGAGCGAATTAAAAAACGGCTGGGAGGCAAAGCCACTCAGGACGCCCTCGAGGCCCTTATCCGACAGGATTACGCAACCGTTGCCGATTTAACGCTGGCTTATTATGACAAGGCCTATACACACGCACTGGCTCAACGCGACCCAGAAAGTATTTATTCACTAGAAATGGATGAAGATAATCCGTTTGAGACAGCTCAACAGCTCCTCCAGTGGGCCAATGGTCAACCTGCCAGTGGCGTTTTGCGGTGA
- the prfA gene encoding peptide chain release factor 1, with translation MLEQLEAIRERFDEVSQQIVQPEVVSDQKRFMKLSKEYKDLEKIVVQYKAYTQLLEEIENAKQIISTEKDEDFRELAKAELDELLPRRETMEETLKEMLIPKDPNDSKNVILEIRGGTGGDEAAIFAGDLFRMYQRFCEKMGWRMSLVDYTEGTSGGYKEIVTEIEGEDVYGKLKFESGVHRVQRVPATETQGRIHTSAASVAVLPEAEEVDVELNMNDIRKDTFCSSGAGGQSVNTTYSAVRLTHIPTGLVVQCQDERSQLKNFDKALTVLRSRLYEIELQKHNEAIASQRKTMVGSGDRSDKIRTYNYPQSRVTDHRIGMTVYNLPSVMDGDIGDFIEQLRIAENAERLKEGAAA, from the coding sequence ATGCTCGAACAGCTAGAAGCCATTCGTGAACGCTTCGATGAAGTATCTCAGCAAATTGTGCAGCCCGAAGTAGTTTCGGACCAGAAACGCTTCATGAAGCTGAGCAAAGAATATAAAGATTTAGAGAAAATTGTTGTGCAGTATAAGGCGTACACGCAACTGCTCGAAGAAATAGAGAACGCCAAACAGATCATCTCCACCGAAAAGGACGAAGATTTCCGTGAATTGGCGAAAGCTGAACTGGACGAGCTCCTCCCCCGCCGGGAAACAATGGAGGAAACGCTCAAAGAGATGCTGATTCCGAAAGACCCCAACGACAGCAAAAACGTCATTCTCGAAATTCGGGGTGGTACTGGTGGCGATGAAGCCGCTATCTTCGCGGGTGACCTGTTCCGGATGTATCAGCGCTTCTGCGAAAAAATGGGCTGGCGCATGTCGTTGGTCGATTACACAGAAGGCACGTCGGGTGGCTACAAAGAAATTGTGACCGAAATCGAAGGGGAAGATGTGTATGGAAAGCTTAAGTTCGAATCGGGTGTTCACCGGGTTCAGCGCGTACCCGCCACGGAAACACAGGGACGCATTCATACTTCAGCGGCTAGTGTAGCCGTATTGCCCGAAGCCGAAGAGGTCGATGTGGAACTCAATATGAACGACATCCGTAAGGATACCTTCTGTTCGTCGGGAGCGGGTGGGCAATCGGTAAACACGACGTATTCAGCCGTTCGACTTACGCACATTCCTACCGGACTGGTTGTCCAATGCCAGGATGAGCGCTCTCAGTTAAAGAACTTCGACAAAGCCCTGACGGTATTGCGGTCGCGACTTTACGAGATCGAATTGCAGAAACATAATGAAGCCATTGCCTCGCAACGGAAAACGATGGTGGGTAGTGGCGACCGCTCTGATAAGATTCGCACCTACAACTACCCTCAGAGCCGCGTTACGGACCACCGCATTGGTATGACGGTTTATAATCTCCCATCGGTTATGGACGGCGACATTGGCGATTTCATCGAGCAACTCCGCATTGCCGAAAACGCCGAACGACTCAAAGAAGGAGCAGCTGCGTAA
- a CDS encoding GtrA family protein produces the protein MSSDLFNRRDVLAYFIVAAIGASLQLIAGSLLQEWFQISYREALLIGYVVAFFVGFLLTKLFAFNARNSAQTNREAIKFTLVSILSCLITVYVASFLYDFSVNNFEPFTVLIPFSVKEVNVNKLVAQIIGMGLSFISNYVLHKQFTFRNTGFYERLKSLLNL, from the coding sequence ATGTCAAGTGATCTTTTTAACCGCCGGGATGTACTGGCTTACTTTATTGTTGCTGCTATTGGTGCTTCGTTACAGTTAATTGCCGGTAGTTTATTGCAGGAGTGGTTTCAAATTAGTTACCGGGAGGCTTTGCTTATTGGGTATGTTGTCGCGTTTTTCGTGGGTTTTCTGCTAACCAAATTGTTTGCTTTTAATGCCCGAAATTCGGCCCAGACCAATCGGGAGGCCATTAAGTTTACACTTGTTTCGATTCTTTCCTGCCTGATTACGGTGTATGTTGCCTCTTTTCTATATGATTTTTCGGTCAATAATTTTGAGCCATTCACCGTACTAATTCCTTTTTCGGTAAAAGAGGTAAATGTGAATAAACTCGTGGCTCAGATTATCGGTATGGGGTTGAGCTTTATTAGCAATTATGTGTTACACAAGCAGTTTACGTTTCGTAACACGGGCTTTTATGAACGCCTGAAAAGCTTGCTGAATCTGTAA